In a genomic window of Pseudoglutamicibacter albus:
- a CDS encoding thiamine pyrophosphate-dependent enzyme → MSKPQAVEQSAGHLIVESLKAHGVERTYVVPGESYLDVLDGLYNSGIESIVCRHEGGATYMAEAEGKLNQVPGVAMVTRGPGAANAHVGLHTAWQDSTPLVLFVGLIPFQHRDREAFQEFDPKAWFGTGAKRVMVLDHPERASEIVAEAMFAAVSGRPGPVVVGLPEDVIREKVSVPVHPPIPVATGGMTVEDWKSLKSALLESEKPLFVFGGNDWSEEGAKTFTAWLEDHQLAAAAEWRCEGLVPFSSPSYVGPIGYGRPRPTYDLLEETDLLVFVGTVPGDVITDGFNIRQNWEQKNFIVSIDPSLRGRSGPVTHQIVAKPDTFVRDLVRMDLDVKPEWKAFTQRMRGEQEKFATLPEASTRNEQATMDALMAHLVPALPENAMVTLGAGEHTNWAHRYFPTEFYTAMISARNGSMGYSIPSAVAAKLDKPERFVVTIAGDGEFLMNGQELATAAQYNAAILVVVMDNAEYGTIRTHQERQYPERVSGTQLKNPNFAKMADAFGGKGFLVETNDQLPEAVKNAVETVEGGQFALIHLKVPQRHKAY, encoded by the coding sequence ATGTCCAAGCCGCAGGCAGTTGAGCAATCTGCTGGCCACCTCATCGTCGAATCACTCAAGGCCCACGGTGTAGAACGCACCTACGTGGTCCCGGGTGAAAGCTACCTCGATGTGCTCGACGGGCTCTACAACTCCGGCATCGAAAGCATCGTGTGCCGCCACGAGGGTGGGGCAACCTACATGGCTGAGGCGGAAGGCAAGCTCAACCAGGTCCCCGGTGTCGCGATGGTGACCCGCGGGCCGGGCGCAGCTAACGCACACGTCGGCCTGCACACCGCGTGGCAGGACTCGACCCCGCTCGTATTGTTCGTTGGTTTGATCCCGTTCCAGCACCGGGACCGCGAAGCGTTCCAGGAATTCGACCCTAAGGCGTGGTTCGGTACCGGCGCCAAGCGCGTCATGGTCCTCGACCACCCGGAGCGTGCCTCCGAGATCGTAGCCGAGGCGATGTTCGCCGCGGTTTCTGGCCGACCCGGCCCGGTCGTCGTTGGTCTTCCGGAAGACGTGATCCGCGAGAAAGTCTCCGTTCCGGTGCACCCACCGATCCCGGTGGCAACCGGCGGTATGACGGTTGAGGACTGGAAGTCGCTGAAGTCCGCGCTGCTGGAATCGGAGAAGCCGCTGTTCGTGTTCGGCGGTAACGACTGGAGCGAGGAAGGCGCTAAGACCTTCACCGCATGGCTTGAAGACCACCAGCTCGCCGCGGCCGCTGAATGGCGTTGCGAAGGCCTCGTACCGTTCTCTTCCCCGTCCTATGTTGGCCCGATCGGCTACGGACGTCCACGCCCCACCTATGACCTCCTCGAAGAGACCGACCTGCTCGTATTCGTCGGAACCGTGCCGGGCGACGTCATCACTGACGGGTTCAACATCCGCCAGAACTGGGAGCAGAAGAACTTCATCGTCTCAATCGACCCGTCGCTGCGCGGCCGCTCCGGCCCAGTGACCCACCAGATCGTCGCTAAGCCAGACACGTTCGTGCGCGACCTCGTCCGCATGGATCTGGATGTGAAGCCTGAATGGAAGGCGTTCACCCAGCGCATGCGCGGCGAACAAGAGAAGTTCGCTACCCTTCCAGAGGCCTCGACCCGCAACGAACAAGCCACGATGGATGCCCTCATGGCGCACCTGGTCCCTGCACTGCCGGAGAACGCTATGGTGACCCTCGGCGCTGGCGAGCACACCAACTGGGCGCACCGCTACTTCCCTACCGAGTTCTATACCGCGATGATCTCCGCACGCAACGGCTCGATGGGGTATTCGATCCCGTCCGCGGTGGCCGCCAAGCTGGATAAACCAGAGCGTTTCGTCGTGACCATCGCAGGTGACGGCGAGTTCCTCATGAACGGCCAAGAGCTCGCAACTGCTGCCCAGTACAACGCCGCGATCCTCGTGGTTGTGATGGACAACGCCGAATACGGCACCATCCGCACCCACCAGGAACGCCAATACCCAGAGCGTGTATCCGGTACCCAGTTGAAGAACCCGAACTTCGCGAAAATGGCGGATGCTTTCGGCGGTAAGGGATTCCTCGTTGAAACCAACGACCAGCTCCCAGAAGCCGTCAAGAACGCCGTGGAAACCGTTGAAGGCGGGCAGTTCGCGCTGATCCACCTCAAGGTCCCGCAGCGCCACAAAGCCTATTAA